A stretch of Mytilus edulis chromosome 11, xbMytEdul2.2, whole genome shotgun sequence DNA encodes these proteins:
- the LOC139495071 gene encoding uncharacterized protein, which produces MQVVHGTAGLIQEECKIICKRGTQTLFQKKGYDDFFKFNWDHMYNELKMMCPSTLAIISSIVSDIPPSVNTKPFMHIMVTAAIGLHGRSQEMSAIQYMVGFLLTHGGCTQRDIERLAKIGVCVHPQTIHNKLASWQDKLDLEILSIRDSWANGGTTKYQLIGDNWDKNILPSYRTSDQKTLSLHLFNMYAIVDRVPAEKNTSESFLDVSDLDLLTFIPSLTEQKQLMQELTFIFATSVIQNVPQIGRLFKKIYPEHLNHTYSDYAGLKTAQYPLGIYDCNENKTQEVIQLLKELSDKYVPLKDGKIVEPVFFGGDRLTDERIQGAHSAMGNADTAKEKLEGFISKTEDFHRLMNFLEAIHKLTYNSGSGNDPCTAYYYRNLLNMRNVKGKVKNSYRPYKLLYYTILDSVLLLMFFTYFNLADLDSDIPIPENFEDMDKIKQIDWLDTICRNILQQFFFENNEDICHAVREVLSDPEHEVNYWTANLEDGHVKCHFCAKTYTYVGSLKSHEMKVHGVQIKKEKKKATVKDQDQLQDYILMLFKLTLLHKNLDTAVDMGDGERCVRSTKYELPIYNKTNKVKYVIASVHLTSLISGVLPGDQSQSLISNRFVNVQGGKNNNIALDHLEMLNRDSKITCTGHQTKESIIKHSKEYAHLINYIKYFELISGTRKRKGFHHLPSYCEDVRKVAKDLLEHSALKHTINRKLKCKDLKIDRNPFENCVSGLSSMIHRHKPPTPFRRLRDKHI; this is translated from the exons ATGCAAGTTGTACATGGAACTGCAGGGTTAATACAAGAAGAATGCAAGATAATCTGCAAGAGAGGCACCCaaactttatttcaaaagaaaGGCTATGATGATTTTTTCAAATTCAACTGGGACCATATGTACAATGAGTTAAAAATGATGTGCCCATCAACGCTGGCTATAATATCATCAATAGTTAGTGATATTCCACCTAGTGTTAATACCAAGCCTTTCATGCATATAATGGTAACTGCTGCAATTGGATTACATGGACGATCACAAGAAATGTCAGCAATACAATACATGGTTGGATTTCTTTTGACTCATGGAGGCTGTACACAAAGA gaTATTGAAAGACTAGCGAAAATCGGAGTTTGTGTGCACCCACAGACAATTCATAATAAGTTAGCAAGCTGGCAAGACAAACTTGACTTAGAAATACTGTCTATTCGAGATTCATGGGCAAATGGTGGAACTACAAAATACCAATTAATTGGAGATAACTGGGATAAAAACATCCTCCCATCTTACCGCACTTCTGATCAGAAAACACTTTCCTTACACTTGTTTAACATGTATGCCATTGTAGACAGAGTTCCAGCagaaaaaaatacaagtgaaAGTTTCCTAGATGTGTCAGACCTTGACCTGTTAACATTCATTCCATCTTtaacagaacaaaaacaattgaTGCAGGAACTCACTTTTATTTTTGCAACATCTGTTATTCAGAATGTGCCTCAGATTGGACGACTTTTCAAGAAAATATATCCAGAACATTTAAACCATACCTACAGTGACTATGCTGGATTAAAGACAGCCCAG tatCCTCTTGGAATATATGACTGTAATGAAAACAAGACACAGGAAGTCATTCAACTTTTAAAAGAACTGTCGGACAAGTATGTGCCATTGAAGGATGGTAAAATAGTAGAACCAGTCTTTTTTGGAG gAGACAGACTAACAGATGAGCGAATACAGGGTGCTCATAGTGCCATGGGCAATGCAGACACAGCAAAAGAAAAATTGGAAGGATTCATCTCTAAAACTGAGGATTTCCATAGGCTGATGAATTTCTTAGAG GCTATACACAAGTTGACATACAACAGTGGAAGTGGAAATGACCCATGTACAGCCTACTACTATCGAAACCTACTCAATATGAGAAATGTGAAAGGCAAAGTTAAAAACTCTTATAGGCCATATAAGCTACTGTATTATACAATTTTGGATTCTGTTTTATTGTTAATGTTTTTCACATACTTCAACTTAGCTGATTTAGACTCAGACATCCCTATTCCAGAGAACTTTGAAGACAtggacaaaataaaacaaattgattgGCTTGATACAATCTGTAGAAATATTCTTCAGcaattcttttttgaaaataatgaagaCATATGTCATGCTGTTAGGGAAGTTCTGTCAGATCCAGAGCATGAAGTGAATTATTGGACTGCAAACCTTGAAGATGGACATGTGAAATGTCATTTTTGTGCAAAGACATATACTTATGTTGGCTCATTAAAGTCCCATGAAATGAAAGTACACggtgttcaaataaaaaaagaaaagaaaaaagctACTGTAAAAGATCAAGATCAGCTACAAGACTATATTTTGATGCTCTTTAAACTAACACTCCTTCATAAAAACCTTGACACTGCAGTTGACATGGGAGATGGTGAGAGATGTGTAAGATCAACCAAGTATGAATTGCCCATTTATAACAAAACTAACAAAGTGAAATATGTTATTGCTTCTGTACACTTAACAAGTTTAATATCAGGTGTTCTTCCTGGTGATCAGTCTCAAAGCTTGATATCAAACAGATTTGTGAATGTACAGGGtggtaaaaataataatatagctCTTGATCATTTAGAAATGCTCAATCGTGACAGCAAGATCACTTGTACTGGACACCAAACGAAAGAAAGCATCATCAAACATTCTAAGGAATATGCTCACTTAATCAACTACATAAAGTATTTCGAGCTTATCAGCGGTACTAGAAAACGCAAGGGATTTCATCACTTGCCATCTTATTGTGAGGATGTGAGAAAAGTTGCTAAGGACTTATTGGAACACAGTGCACTTAAACATACAATCAATCGTAAATTAAAATGTAAAGACTTAAAAATTGACAGAAATCCGTTTGAAAATTGTGTGTCAGGACTGTCATCTATGATTCATCGTCATAAACCGCCAACTCCATTTCGTCGTTTACGTGACAAGCATATTTAG
- the LOC139494746 gene encoding probable ATP-dependent DNA helicase RecS, which translates to MNALNLSPDVTDITMSPNKENIKIVVNKVNTELEIAMCWLIDGLHKEKENFPKTLIYCTSIIDVSKMYKYISNELPSYIGYINMYHSESTTSRKDKILTELKKPDSSLRIIVATSALGMGVDICDCQNIILYGAPKTTLDLIQQMGRAGRNGKPSLGLILYNSYNSRHVHVDVKQVYSSKDCRRTALLQPFLKKSDMDKLRSVETSHTCCDLCALKCSCGICESLPLEIMFTDTSNISESESDSNTESYDWAEYEAELMGLPDLDICDD; encoded by the coding sequence ATGAATGCCCTAAACCTAAGCCCAGATGTGACTGACATTACAATGTCACCAAACAAGGAAAACATTAAGATTGTGGTCAATAAAGTTAACACTGAACTGGAGATAGCTATGTGCTGGCTTATAGATGGCTTGCATAAAGAGAAGGAAAATTTTCCtaaaacattaatttattgtACATCAATTATAGACGTttctaaaatgtataaatatatatcaaatgaacTCCCTAGTTATATTGGATACATTAATATGTATCATTCAGAGAGTACAACATCAAGAAAAGACAAGATTTTAACGGAACTTAAAAAGCCAGATAGTTCTTTACGAATTATCGTAGCCACCTCAGCACTGGGCATGGGTGTTGACATCTGTGACTGCCAAAACATTATTTTGTATGGTGCACCGAAAACCACACTTGATCTTATTCAACAAATGGGTAGAGCTGGAAGAAATGGTAAACCTTCTTTGGGACTAATTCTGTACAATTCTTACAACAGTAGGCATGTTCATGTAGACGTTAAACAAGTGTACAGCAGTAAAGATTGCCGCAGAACAGCTTTACTTCAACCTTTCTTAAAGAAATCCGACATGGATAAATTGAGAAGTGTAGAAACCAGCCACACATGTTGTGATCTTTGTGCTTTAAAATGTAGTTGTGGAATATGTGAATCTTTACCACTTGAAATAATGTTCACagacacatcaaatataagtgAAAGTGAATCTGATTCCAACACAGAAAGTTATGACTGGGCTGAGTATGAAGCTGAACTAATGGGACTACCAGATCTAGACATTTGTGATGATTAA